The segment GGTCGACGGCGCGGGCGGCGGCGAGCGCGGCGCGGGCCTCGCGGCCTGCACGGACCTGCCGCATGTCACCGACTATCTGGTGGCCAGCGACCCGGTGCGGATGAGGACCTTCGCCCAGTCGCTGGGCGCGGAGCTGAAGCGGCGGGCCGAGCTGCTGGGCGAAACCGACTTCGCCGCCTGGCACACCCTCGCCCACGGTGGCGCCGGTGCCCGGCGGCCCGCCGGGCGGGTCGTGGCCCCCCGGTCGCCGAGCGCGGCCGAGCAGGGCAGCACGGCCGGTGTCGGAGGGCGTACGGCTGCCGCCCACCCGGCCCGTCCGAACCCGCACGGCGGCCGAGGCGATCTCGAATCCCCGCCGAGCAGTACGCTCCGACTGCGTCCCGGCGGCCGTACCCGGCCGGCTCCCGCGCCCGGCCCGCTGCCCCGGCTGGTGGTGCTGGTGGACGATTTCGACGCCCTGGTCGCCCCGGCCCTCGGCAGTACCGGCCGCCCGTCGGCCGGCTCCGTGGTGCGGGCGCTGGAGGCCGTGGCCCGGGACGGCGAACGCCTCGGGGTCCATCTGGTCGCCGCCTCCGCCCGCCCGGACCGTACGGCCGATACGGCGCTGGCGCGCTCCGCCGGGCTGCGGGCCGTCCTCGGCCAGCCGCCCGCGCAGGCCGGCCCGGACGCCCCGCTCCCCGGCCGCGGCAGGCTCGGCCATCCGGACGGCCGGGTCACCGATTTCCAGGGCGGCCGGGTCACCGGCCGGATCCCGCGGACGGCGACCCTGCGCCCGACCGTCGTCCCGCTGGAGTGGGAGCGGATGGGCGATCCGCCGACCCGCAGGCCGGTCCGGGAGCTGGGGAACGGTCCGACCGATCTGGCGCTTCTGGCCAGCGCGCTGGAGCGGGCCGCGGGCTCGGTCGACGCGGCCCCGCTGCCCCCACTGGCCCCCGTCACCTCCTGACCCCACGGCCCCTCCTCCACCCTCACCCTTCCCACCCGCACCCTCACCCTTCCCACCCGGAAAGAGCCGGCTTCCTTTACCGCGAAGAGGTTTGGCCGGGCACCACGTCACAGAGGAATCACGAAAGAGCCGTCCGCTCTTCCCAACGGATTGCGGGCCCCCCGCCCCAGGCATAGACCTGACACGCAACGCGTCAGCGCCAAGCGAGAGAACGGGGCAGCAATGCATACACCTCTCCGCATGAGCAAAACCGTGAAAGCGACGGTGGCCTGTGCCGTCGTCCTCGCGTTCACCGTCGCGGGCTGTGGTGACGACAAGGGTGAGGACACCGAGAGAAGCAACGGCGCGGACGCCACGTCCGGCGTCGGGCTTCCGCAGCTGAACGGCCAGACGGTGCAGGTCGCCGCGGTCTGGAGCGGCAAGGAGCAGGAGAATTTCGTCAAGGTCCTCGACGAGTTCGAGAGGCGGACCGGCGCGAAGGTCACCTTCGTGCCCGCACAGGACCCGATCGTCAACTTCCTCGGCACCAAGATCGCCGGGGGCAGCCCGCCGGATGTGGCGCTGCTCCCCCAGCCCGGCGCCATCCGCCAGGCCGTCCAGCGAAAATGGGCCAAACCCGTCGGACCGGCGGCCCGGGCCGAACTGGCGAAGAACTACTCCGCGGGCTGGCAGCGGACGGGCCAGGTCGACGGCGTGCAGTACGGCGTCTACTACAAGGCCGCCAACAAGTCCCTGGTCTGGTACAACACGGCCGTCTTCGAGGCGGCGGGCGCCAAGACGCCCACGACCTGGAAGGAGTTCCTGGCCACCGCCGAGACCGTATCGGCGTCCGGTGTCACCCCCGTCTCGGTCGCGGGCGCCGACGGCTGGACCCTCACCGACTGGTTCGAGAACGTCTATCTCTCCCAGGCGGGCCCGGCGAAGTACGACCAACTGGCCGCGCACACCATCAAGTGGACCGACCCTTCGGTCACCCGGGCCCTCACCACCCTGGCCGAGCTGTTCGGCAGGCCCGAGCTGATCGCGGGCGGCGCGGACGGCGCGCTCCAGACCGAATTCCCCGCCTCGGTGAGCCGGACCTTCACCGGAGGCGACCAGGCCAAGGCGGCCATGGTCTTCGAGGGCGATTTCGTGGGCGTCACCATCGGCGAGACCAAGGCGAAGATCGGCACGGACGCCAAGGTGTTCCCGTTCCCGGCCGTCGGGGCCAAGGCCCCGCTGGTCGGCGGCGGGGACGCGGCGGTCGCGCTGAAGAACAGCAAGGGCGCCCAGGCGCTGCTCACCTTCCTCGCCTCGCCCGACGCGGCCCGTATCCAGGCCGGCGCGGGCGGATTCCTCTCGCCGAACAAATCCCTCGACCCGGCCGTGTATCCGAACGACGTCCAGCGCGATATCGCGAAGGCGCTGATCGCCGCGGGCGACAGCGTGCGTTTCGATATGTCGGACCAGATGCCGCAGGCGTTCGGCGGGACGCCCGGCAAGGGCCTGTGGAAACTGCTCCAGGACTTCCTGAAGAACCCGAAGGACATCTCGGGAATTCAGGCGAAACTGGAATCCGATGCCGCGAAGGCGTACGCGGGCTGACGGCGGTGGACTCCGCAGTGCAGGCGGGGGGCCCGGCGCGGCCGGCGTCCCCCGCGGGTCCGCGCAAGAGCGTGACCGGCACCCGGACCGTCCTGGTGGTCGGCTTTCTGCTGCCGGCACTGGTGCTGCTGGGCGCGCTCGTGGTCTACCCGATCGGGTACTCGGTCTACCGTTCCTTCTTCGACCGGGCGGGTACCGGCTTCGCCGGGCTCGACAACTACCGGGAGATCTTCACGGACGAGGCGATCTTCACGGCGGTGAAGAACAACGCGGTCTGGGTGGTGCTCGCGCCCACCGTGACCACCGCCCTCGGGCTGATCTTCGCCGTGCTCACCGAACGCGTGCGCTGGGGCACCGCGTTCAAACTGGTCGTCTTCATGCCGATGGCGATCTCGATGCTCGCCGCGGGCATCATCTTCCGGCTGGTGTACGAGCAGGATCCGGACCGCGGCCTGGCCAACGCGGTCTGGGTCGGGGTCCATGACACCTTCACCGAGTCCTCGGCGTTCCCCCGGGCCAGACCGCTGCCGGTGCATCCGCTGAAGCCGGGCGGCGGCGGGGCGTTTATCACCAAGGCGCCGGTGTCGGCGGGGACGCCCGTACTGCTGCCGCTGGTCGGTGTCCCCCCGGGGCAGCTGCCGTCGGACGCCCGGCCCGCGCGGACACCGGCTCCGGACCCGGACGGCGGGATCACCGGAACGGCCTGGCTCGACTTCACCCGGGGCGGCGGCGGAAAGCCCAATGTCACCGACCCTCAGGAGCTGGGGCTGAAGGGCATCCGCATCGAGGCGGTCAAGGACGGCAGGGTGGTGGCATCGGCCCGGGCCGGGGCGGACGGGGTGTTCACCCTGCCCGCCGCGGCCGAGGGGGCGGTACTGCGCCTGCCCGCGGCCAATTTCCGTGAGGCGTACAACGGTGTGAGCTGGCTCGGCCCGTCGCTCGTCACCCCCGCGATCATCGGCAGCTATGTCTGGATGTGGGCCGGGTTCGCGATGGTGCTGATCGCGGCCGGGCTCGCGAGCCTGCCGCGCGAACTGCTGGAGGCGGCCCGGGTCGACGGAGCGAGCGAATGGCAGGTCTTCCGCCGGATCACCGTGCCACTGCTGGCACCCGTCCTGGCGGTGGTGCTGGCCACCCTGATGATCAACGTGCTGAAGATCTTCGACCTGGTGTACGTGATCGCTCCCGGCTCGGCCCAGGACGATGCCAATGTGCTGGCGCTCCAGCTCTACCGCTCGTCCTTCGGTACGGCGGCCGATCTCGGCGTCGGCAGCGCCATCGCCGTACTGCTGCTCTTGCTGGTGGTGCCGGTGATGGTGGTCAACATCCGGCGGATACGGAAGGAGGGCCGACGATGACGGCGACCCGCCCACGGGCAGCCGGCACCGGCAGCGGGAGCGCCCCGGCCCGGCGGCCGCTCGCCGCCCGGATCGCGGCCCGGGCGGGCTCCGGCGGGGTCCGGGTCCTGCTGGTCCTCGCCGGACTGTTCTGGCTGCTGCCGACCATCGGGCTGCTGATCTCCTCACTGCGCGGCCCCGCCGATATCGCGGCCGACGGCTGGTGGTCGGTGTTCACCGCGCCCGCGCAGCTCACCACGGAGAACTACCGGCAGCTGCTGGAGAACGAGGCGATCACCGACTCCCTGGTCAGCAGCCTGATGATCACCGTTCCTTCGACGGTGCTCGTGGTCGCGATCGGGGCACTGGCGGGCTATGCCTTCGCCTGGCTGGAATTCCCCGGCCGTGACTGGTGCTTTCTGCTGGTCGTGGCGCTGCTGGTGGTCCCGGTGCAAGTGGCACTGGTCCCGGTCGCCAAGCTCTTCGGGGTGATCGGGATCTTCGAGACCACACTCGGAGTGGTCCTGTTCCATGTCGCCTTCGGACTGCCGTTCGCGATCTTCCTACTGCGGAACTTCTTCG is part of the Streptomyces qinzhouensis genome and harbors:
- a CDS encoding carbohydrate ABC transporter permease, encoding MDSAVQAGGPARPASPAGPRKSVTGTRTVLVVGFLLPALVLLGALVVYPIGYSVYRSFFDRAGTGFAGLDNYREIFTDEAIFTAVKNNAVWVVLAPTVTTALGLIFAVLTERVRWGTAFKLVVFMPMAISMLAAGIIFRLVYEQDPDRGLANAVWVGVHDTFTESSAFPRARPLPVHPLKPGGGGAFITKAPVSAGTPVLLPLVGVPPGQLPSDARPARTPAPDPDGGITGTAWLDFTRGGGGKPNVTDPQELGLKGIRIEAVKDGRVVASARAGADGVFTLPAAAEGAVLRLPAANFREAYNGVSWLGPSLVTPAIIGSYVWMWAGFAMVLIAAGLASLPRELLEAARVDGASEWQVFRRITVPLLAPVLAVVLATLMINVLKIFDLVYVIAPGSAQDDANVLALQLYRSSFGTAADLGVGSAIAVLLLLLVVPVMVVNIRRIRKEGRR
- a CDS encoding carbohydrate ABC transporter permease: MTATRPRAAGTGSGSAPARRPLAARIAARAGSGGVRVLLVLAGLFWLLPTIGLLISSLRGPADIAADGWWSVFTAPAQLTTENYRQLLENEAITDSLVSSLMITVPSTVLVVAIGALAGYAFAWLEFPGRDWCFLLVVALLVVPVQVALVPVAKLFGVIGIFETTLGVVLFHVAFGLPFAIFLLRNFFAEIPRELLEAARLDGAGELRLFTRVVLPLGGPAIASLGIFQFLWVWNDMLIALIFADTDSAPVTVVLQRQVRQFGNNIDVLASGAFLSMVVPLVVFFAFQRQFVSGVMAGAVK
- a CDS encoding ABC transporter substrate-binding protein; the encoded protein is MSKTVKATVACAVVLAFTVAGCGDDKGEDTERSNGADATSGVGLPQLNGQTVQVAAVWSGKEQENFVKVLDEFERRTGAKVTFVPAQDPIVNFLGTKIAGGSPPDVALLPQPGAIRQAVQRKWAKPVGPAARAELAKNYSAGWQRTGQVDGVQYGVYYKAANKSLVWYNTAVFEAAGAKTPTTWKEFLATAETVSASGVTPVSVAGADGWTLTDWFENVYLSQAGPAKYDQLAAHTIKWTDPSVTRALTTLAELFGRPELIAGGADGALQTEFPASVSRTFTGGDQAKAAMVFEGDFVGVTIGETKAKIGTDAKVFPFPAVGAKAPLVGGGDAAVALKNSKGAQALLTFLASPDAARIQAGAGGFLSPNKSLDPAVYPNDVQRDIAKALIAAGDSVRFDMSDQMPQAFGGTPGKGLWKLLQDFLKNPKDISGIQAKLESDAAKAYAG